Within the Candidatus Eremiobacteraceae bacterium genome, the region CGAGAAGACCGTCGTGCGCAAGGAACTGCCCGAGGACATGCGCGAGTATCACCTGACGATCGCCGGCGCGGACCTCACGGTCTTGAAACTGCTCGTGATGGCGGGTTTGGCCGGCTCGAATCGCGAGGGGCTGCGCCTGATCGAACAGGGCGCCGTCAAGCTCGACGGCAAGCGCGTGGACGACGCGCAGCAGGCGCCCGAATCATGGGATGGCCGGGTGTTGCAGCGCGGCAACCACCATTACGTGCGGATAAAGAAACCCTAGCCCACTCCCGGCTCGCCGGCCCGCCGATCGCTCGCTCCCGCCAGGATCTCGCCGACCTCGTCGGGCGAGAAGTAGTAGCGCTGCCCGCAGAAATCGCACGTCGCTTCGGTGTCCGCGTCGACGGCGGCCATCTCGCGCAGCGCCTGCGAGCCGAGCGTCACCAGCGCCCGGGCGACGCGCGCGCGATCGCACGGGCATGAGAACGACAGCGGTTGGACGTGACGCATGTGCGGCGCGAGACCGGCTGCCACGTGATCGATCATCTCCTCGGGCGACATGCCGGCGCGCACGAGGGTGCTCACCTGCCCGAGCTTGCGCGCCTCGGTCTCAAGCCGCTCGATGGTCGAAGATTCTGCGCCCGGCAAGAGCTGCGCGATGATGCCGCCCGCGGCCAGCACGCCGTCGGGATTGGCCAGCACGCCGACCGCGACGACGCTTGGCACTTGTTCTGAGTTGGCGAAGTAGTGCGCCAGGTCGTCGCCGATCTCGCCGCTGCGCAGCGGCACCGCGCTCGTGTACGGCAACCCGGTGTCGTAGATGCGCGTGACGTGCAGCGATCCTCGTCCGATGACGCCGCCGACGTCGAATTTGCCCAGGGCGTTGAGCGGGACCTCGGCACGTGCCCGGCCGGGATAGCCGCGCACGCGCCCACCCGGCATCGCGTCGGCGACCAAGTAGCGCACCGGTCCATCGGCGCTGACCTGCAGCGTGAGCCGCTCGCGGTCGCTCAAGCCGATGCCAAGCAGCGCGGCGCCGGTGAGCAGCCGTCCGAGCGCCGCGGTGACCGTGGGCGAGCAATCGTGCCGCGCCTGTGCCTCGCGCACGATGTCGGTGGTTCGCGCCGCGACGATGCGGACCGTCTCTCCGGCGGCGGTTGCGCTGGCGGCGTAGTCACGGGTCATGTCGTGGAAATTTTGTGGCGCCCGCCATGCGCCCTTTGTCCTAGGTTTCGCGCGCGCATCGGCCGAACCGCGCCCCGATGAAACGGCGCGTGGCCGTGCTCCATGGCCCGAACCTCAACGCGTTGGGGACGCGCGAGCCGGCCGTCTACGGCTCGGCGACGCTGGCGCAGATCGACGCCGCGATCGTCGCCCTGGCCGCGCAGCTAGGGCTGCAGGTCGAGATCAGCCAGCATCAGAGCGAAGGCGAGATCATCGAGCGCATCCACCGTGCCGCAACCGATGACAGCGCCATCGTCATCAAC harbors:
- the hslO gene encoding Hsp33 family molecular chaperone HslO, translated to MTRDYAASATAAGETVRIVAARTTDIVREAQARHDCSPTVTAALGRLLTGAALLGIGLSDRERLTLQVSADGPVRYLVADAMPGGRVRGYPGRARAEVPLNALGKFDVGGVIGRGSLHVTRIYDTGLPYTSAVPLRSGEIGDDLAHYFANSEQVPSVVAVGVLANPDGVLAAGGIIAQLLPGAESSTIERLETEARKLGQVSTLVRAGMSPEEMIDHVAAGLAPHMRHVQPLSFSCPCDRARVARALVTLGSQALREMAAVDADTEATCDFCGQRYYFSPDEVGEILAGASDRRAGEPGVG
- the aroQ gene encoding type II 3-dehydroquinate dehydratase — translated: MKRRVAVLHGPNLNALGTREPAVYGSATLAQIDAAIVALAAQLGLQVEISQHQSEGEIIERIHRAATDDSAIVINPGAYTHYSYAIRDALASATVPKVEVHLSNIYSREPFRRRSVMSPVVDGTVAGFGAESYLLALRAVAAMCDEIKR